From the Gramella sp. Hel_I_59 genome, one window contains:
- a CDS encoding hydroxymethylglutaryl-CoA reductase, degradative: MTKPVNGFSKLSKQQKIDWLAENYLSKTPEAAAILQNYWNTDESLQKLHDEFIENTISNYYLPFGIAPNFKINDRLYTIPMAIEESSVVAAASKAAKFWGERGGFKAEVLNMTKIGQVHFMFKGRKKHLIQFFEENRQKLIDAVAPITRNMEKRGGGILDLQLIDKTSDLDNYYQLFVKFDTRDSMGANFINSCLEKFAEVLRNNARTTNYFSEEEKQLEIVISILSNYVPECIARAEVSCPVDQLSDNPEIQGKDFAEKFIQAIKIAEIEPYRAVTHNKGIMNGIDAVVLATGNDFRAVEAGIHAYASRNGQYTSLTHAKVENDIFHFWMEIPLALGTVGGLTSLHPLVKLALKMLQDPSAEELMKITAVAGLAQNFAAVKSLTTTGIQQGHMKMHLMNILNQQQATEDEKQQMIKYFTKNTITHSGVIEQLERIRS; the protein is encoded by the coding sequence ATGACCAAACCCGTTAACGGATTTTCCAAGCTCAGTAAGCAACAAAAGATCGACTGGCTAGCTGAAAACTATCTTTCAAAGACTCCTGAAGCTGCAGCTATTCTCCAGAACTACTGGAATACAGATGAAAGCCTGCAAAAGCTACATGACGAATTTATAGAGAACACGATTTCCAACTATTATCTTCCCTTTGGGATTGCGCCAAATTTTAAGATCAACGATCGTCTTTACACCATACCAATGGCGATTGAAGAAAGTTCGGTAGTTGCTGCAGCGAGCAAAGCGGCTAAATTCTGGGGTGAACGCGGAGGTTTTAAAGCTGAAGTTCTCAATATGACCAAGATTGGCCAGGTTCATTTTATGTTCAAGGGCAGGAAGAAACATCTGATTCAGTTTTTTGAGGAAAACCGTCAAAAATTGATCGATGCAGTAGCTCCAATTACCAGAAATATGGAAAAACGTGGCGGTGGTATTCTGGATCTTCAGTTAATCGATAAAACTTCAGATCTTGACAATTATTACCAGCTATTTGTGAAATTCGATACGCGTGATTCCATGGGTGCGAATTTCATCAATTCCTGCCTGGAGAAATTTGCAGAAGTTTTGCGCAACAATGCCAGAACAACCAACTATTTTTCAGAAGAAGAAAAACAGCTGGAAATTGTCATAAGCATTCTTTCAAATTATGTTCCTGAATGTATCGCACGGGCCGAAGTTTCCTGTCCGGTAGATCAATTATCAGACAATCCTGAGATACAGGGTAAAGATTTCGCTGAAAAGTTTATTCAAGCTATTAAAATTGCCGAAATCGAACCTTATCGCGCGGTTACCCACAACAAAGGGATTATGAACGGGATTGATGCAGTTGTACTGGCTACAGGAAATGATTTTCGTGCTGTTGAAGCCGGAATTCATGCCTATGCTTCCAGAAACGGACAATATACAAGCCTGACTCATGCTAAGGTCGAAAATGATATATTCCACTTCTGGATGGAAATTCCACTTGCGTTAGGAACCGTAGGTGGTCTTACCTCGCTGCATCCATTGGTAAAACTTGCACTTAAAATGCTGCAGGATCCTTCTGCGGAAGAGCTAATGAAAATTACAGCGGTTGCGGGATTAGCTCAGAATTTTGCCGCGGTAAAATCACTGACTACTACCGGAATTCAGCAAGGACACATGAAAATGCACTTGATGAATATCCTTAACCAGCAACAGGCTACCGAAGACGAAAAACAACAAATGATCAAGTACTTCACTAAAAACACTATTACTCATAGCGGTGTGATCGAACAACTTGAAAGAATAAGAAGCTAA
- a CDS encoding S9 family peptidase encodes MKFPYTFVAFLLMATSVLSAQKKEVSLEEIWSGSFRQERLQSLQSLNNGEEYVVMNRDRESGTVSIDIYSYKTGKKTRTLLNSKDLTEIKSFQSFKFSEDENKILLSTEIEPIYRRSSREVVHIYDVASKKLTKVSDDKIQEASFSPDNSKLAYVFENNIYILDLKSMERTQVTMDGEINSIINGITDWVYEEEFSFVKAFAWNPTGEKIAYLRFDESAVPEFSMDLFGKDLYPTQQVFKYPKAGESNSEVSLHMYDVEANSSEEIKLGDYADFYIPRIKWSSEDMLLSVQVLNRHQNNLDLIFVNAENNEANVVLNETDKAYVDITDNLTFLEDNSFIWTSEKDGWNHIYHYAEDGKLIDQITSGQWEVTNYYGYDKKAKRIYFQSTENGSVNRDVYAIKPNGKSKTRLTEKDGTNSADFSADYTYFINTFTNVNTPPVYTLHKAKDGKQVREILNNNELLKNNESYQFSPKELSSIEINGNELNMWTIKPANFDENKEYPVLMFQYSGPGSQSVSNAYFGSNDYWYQLLANKGYMIVCIDGRGTGFKGADFKKVTYQELGKFEVEDQIAAAKQLAEKSYVDADRIGIWGWSYGGFMSSNAILKGNDVFSMAIAVAPVTSWRFYDTVYTERYMRTPQENASGYDENSPLSHADKLEGDYLLIHGGGDDNVHVQNTMRMVEELVQANKQFDWAIYPDRNHGIYGGNTRLHLYQMMTDFILEKL; translated from the coding sequence ATGAAATTCCCCTATACTTTTGTTGCCTTTCTACTCATGGCGACTTCAGTGCTATCTGCACAAAAAAAGGAAGTTAGTCTTGAAGAGATCTGGAGTGGCAGCTTCCGTCAGGAAAGACTTCAGTCACTGCAATCCTTGAATAATGGTGAGGAATATGTGGTAATGAACCGCGATCGCGAATCCGGTACGGTGAGTATCGATATTTACAGTTATAAAACTGGTAAAAAAACCCGCACACTTCTAAACAGTAAGGATCTTACCGAAATCAAAAGTTTTCAAAGTTTCAAATTCAGCGAAGACGAGAATAAAATTTTACTTTCTACTGAAATTGAGCCTATTTACAGACGTTCTTCCAGAGAAGTTGTTCATATCTACGATGTAGCTTCTAAGAAACTTACCAAAGTGAGCGATGACAAAATTCAGGAGGCTTCTTTTTCTCCAGATAATTCCAAGCTTGCTTATGTTTTCGAAAACAACATTTATATTCTGGATCTAAAGTCTATGGAACGCACGCAGGTGACCATGGATGGGGAAATCAATAGTATTATTAACGGGATTACAGACTGGGTTTATGAAGAAGAATTTTCTTTTGTAAAAGCTTTTGCATGGAACCCAACCGGTGAAAAGATCGCTTACTTGAGATTTGATGAATCGGCAGTTCCGGAATTCTCTATGGATCTCTTCGGAAAAGACCTTTACCCAACACAACAGGTTTTTAAATATCCAAAGGCGGGTGAGTCTAATTCAGAAGTTAGTCTGCATATGTACGATGTAGAAGCGAACTCTTCCGAAGAAATTAAACTGGGAGATTATGCAGACTTCTATATTCCGCGAATTAAATGGTCTTCAGAAGATATGCTGCTAAGCGTTCAGGTTTTGAACAGGCACCAGAATAATCTTGACCTTATTTTCGTGAATGCTGAAAATAATGAAGCAAATGTAGTCTTGAATGAAACTGACAAGGCTTATGTTGATATTACAGATAATCTAACGTTCCTTGAAGACAATAGTTTTATCTGGACCAGCGAAAAGGATGGTTGGAATCATATTTACCACTATGCTGAAGATGGAAAGTTGATCGACCAGATTACTTCAGGGCAATGGGAAGTGACCAATTATTACGGTTATGATAAAAAAGCTAAACGCATCTATTTTCAAAGTACTGAAAATGGAAGTGTGAATCGTGATGTATATGCTATTAAGCCAAACGGTAAATCTAAAACCAGACTTACAGAGAAAGATGGTACGAATTCTGCCGATTTCAGTGCAGATTACACCTATTTCATCAACACATTTACGAATGTAAATACTCCGCCAGTTTATACCCTGCACAAGGCAAAAGATGGTAAACAGGTGCGTGAGATCCTTAATAATAACGAGCTCCTTAAAAATAATGAATCTTACCAATTTTCTCCAAAAGAACTTTCAAGTATTGAAATAAACGGCAACGAACTGAATATGTGGACGATCAAACCGGCAAACTTTGATGAAAATAAGGAATATCCGGTATTGATGTTTCAGTATTCAGGTCCCGGATCACAGTCGGTTTCCAATGCATATTTTGGAAGTAATGATTACTGGTATCAATTACTGGCGAACAAAGGTTATATGATCGTTTGTATTGATGGAAGAGGAACCGGTTTTAAAGGAGCCGACTTCAAAAAAGTGACTTACCAGGAACTAGGGAAATTTGAAGTAGAGGATCAAATCGCAGCAGCGAAACAATTAGCTGAAAAAAGTTATGTGGATGCAGATCGTATTGGAATCTGGGGCTGGTCTTATGGTGGTTTTATGTCTTCCAATGCAATCCTGAAAGGAAACGATGTATTTTCCATGGCGATCGCCGTGGCTCCGGTTACAAGCTGGAGATTTTACGATACTGTTTATACTGAAAGATATATGCGTACTCCGCAGGAAAATGCGTCTGGATATGATGAGAATTCCCCGCTAAGTCATGCAGATAAGCTTGAAGGTGATTACCTGCTTATTCACGGTGGTGGAGATGACAATGTACATGTGCAAAATACGATGCGCATGGTTGAAGAATTAGTGCAGGCAAATAAACAATTTGACTGGGCTATTTATCCAGATAGAAATCATGGAATTTACGGTGGAAACACCAGGCTTCATCTTTACCAGATGATGACAGACTTTATACTCGAAAAACTTTAA
- a CDS encoding peptide MFS transporter has product MATQDVRANQKELFGHPVGLYILFFTEMWERFSYYGMRAILVLYLVSATTGGNAGLGWTGGEAIALYGWYTMLVYVASIPGGIIADKLLGQKKTVLVGGIVLVVGHGILAVEEMWAFYSGLALIIAGVGMLKPNISTMVGGLYKEGDIRRDKGFTIFYIGINLGAFLSSLIVGYVGEEIGWHWGFGLAGIAMALGLLVYLWGQKYLVNVGNLLSKAERSEGASLGNMFSKLLKSPLQLGITAVLMAGSVYYLIFESLPYGLLYIFLTLVTALMLMVYKDLTTQIMKDRYVVMILSFLLVVVFWGAFEQAGGLMNIYALDKTDRSIPFDLPLIGNEVPATWFQSLNAMFIIIFGVVIANFWAKRKLKNKEASSIFKMATGVIIMGLGFIFMAMAAKSYTPYDEKAAMYWLVLAYLLHTIGELCSSPVALSFITKLAPVKYASLMMGVYFAATGLGNKVAGVIGEFSQGEPMVVNLNATGSQMTQNLQINDSVVDKQQDFRLAGNVYEENGELKLTTLEGNEPMLDFIQFKDSERSNEVVETLQEENVTAEDPYHVLIDFKQGDEKKGWSGNFIVEEIQTDMEYKTFWGITIFTAIFGLLVILLLKPLKRLTHGVEDNEAELPQQENFELGDTQS; this is encoded by the coding sequence ATGGCAACTCAAGACGTACGCGCTAATCAAAAAGAATTATTTGGCCACCCGGTTGGTCTCTATATTTTATTTTTCACTGAAATGTGGGAGCGTTTTTCCTATTATGGAATGCGTGCAATTCTGGTACTTTATCTTGTAAGTGCCACTACAGGAGGAAATGCAGGTTTAGGCTGGACAGGTGGAGAAGCGATCGCGCTTTATGGCTGGTATACCATGCTGGTATATGTGGCATCCATTCCCGGAGGTATCATCGCAGATAAGCTATTAGGGCAGAAGAAAACTGTGCTGGTTGGAGGTATTGTGCTGGTTGTAGGACATGGTATTCTTGCAGTGGAAGAAATGTGGGCTTTTTACTCAGGTCTTGCTTTGATCATCGCCGGAGTAGGAATGCTTAAACCGAATATTTCTACGATGGTTGGTGGACTTTATAAGGAAGGTGATATTAGAAGAGATAAAGGATTTACTATATTTTATATCGGGATCAACCTTGGAGCTTTTCTTTCCAGTTTGATCGTAGGATATGTTGGAGAAGAAATAGGATGGCACTGGGGATTCGGTCTTGCGGGAATCGCGATGGCTTTAGGTCTTCTGGTTTATCTATGGGGGCAGAAGTACCTTGTAAATGTTGGTAACCTACTTTCAAAAGCAGAGCGTAGTGAAGGAGCTTCTCTTGGGAACATGTTCAGTAAATTGCTGAAATCACCATTACAGCTAGGAATTACAGCTGTTTTAATGGCTGGATCTGTTTACTATCTGATCTTTGAATCCTTACCTTACGGTTTACTTTATATCTTCCTAACTTTGGTTACAGCCTTAATGCTGATGGTTTATAAAGACCTTACTACCCAAATAATGAAAGACCGTTACGTAGTAATGATCTTATCATTTCTATTAGTAGTTGTATTCTGGGGTGCTTTCGAGCAGGCTGGTGGATTAATGAATATTTATGCGCTGGATAAAACTGATAGATCTATCCCATTCGATTTACCTTTAATTGGTAACGAAGTTCCAGCGACATGGTTCCAGTCACTGAATGCAATGTTCATTATCATATTTGGTGTGGTCATCGCAAACTTCTGGGCTAAGAGAAAACTTAAGAATAAAGAGGCTTCGTCTATTTTTAAAATGGCGACCGGTGTGATTATTATGGGTCTTGGATTCATCTTTATGGCGATGGCTGCGAAAAGCTATACTCCTTACGATGAAAAGGCGGCAATGTACTGGTTGGTTCTTGCTTATTTACTGCATACTATCGGGGAGCTTTGTTCTTCACCAGTAGCGCTTTCATTCATTACTAAACTTGCTCCGGTCAAATATGCATCTCTTATGATGGGTGTTTATTTTGCAGCGACAGGTCTGGGTAACAAAGTTGCAGGTGTGATTGGAGAATTTTCTCAGGGAGAGCCAATGGTAGTGAATCTTAATGCTACCGGTTCACAGATGACCCAGAACCTTCAAATCAACGATTCTGTAGTGGATAAACAACAGGATTTCAGACTAGCAGGAAATGTTTATGAAGAAAATGGGGAATTGAAACTTACCACGCTGGAAGGGAATGAGCCAATGCTTGATTTCATTCAGTTTAAGGATAGTGAAAGAAGCAACGAAGTAGTTGAAACTTTACAGGAGGAAAACGTTACTGCTGAAGATCCTTACCATGTATTGATAGATTTCAAACAAGGTGATGAGAAAAAAGGATGGAGTGGAAACTTCATAGTGGAAGAAATTCAAACCGATATGGAATACAAGACCTTCTGGGGAATTACCATATTTACGGCAATTTTCGGTTTACTTGTGATTCTATTGTTGAAGCCTTTAAAGAGACTTACTCATGGAGTTGAGGATAATGAAGCTGAACTACCACAACAGGAGAATTTTGAACTTGGTGATACGCAGTCTTAA